Proteins encoded together in one Centropristis striata isolate RG_2023a ecotype Rhode Island chromosome 6, C.striata_1.0, whole genome shotgun sequence window:
- the rag2 gene encoding V(D)J recombination-activating protein 2, giving the protein MTLQPLTPVNCAGLLQPGFSLLQLDGELLLFGQKGWPKRSCPTGVFGVRFKPGEMKLRPISFSNDSCYLPPLRCPAVCRLDPYDGLPESYLIHGGRTPNHEISSSLYLLTMDSRGCNRKLTLCCKEKELVGELPGGRYGHTMSMVQSRGKTACVLFGGRSYMPAAERTTESWNSVVDCPPQVFLFDLEFGCSSAHTLPELSDGLSFHVALARQDCVYFLGGHSLASDSRPPRLFRLHVELLQGRPVLSCETLETGISISSAIITRTGPNHRYIILGGYQSDSQKRMECSTVILNEKGIHFEPLEAPKWPPEIIHSRTWFGGSTGEGSMLLAVPTEGRPSQADMHYFYQVNFQEDKEVEEGTQGCSQESTDYDDSTPLEDSEELYFGREPHELSSDGEGDNYNEEDEEDESQTGYWIKCCLGCQVDPNTWEPFYSTELHRPAMIFCSRGEGGHWVHAQCMELSETLLLKFSQGSKRYFCLDHGGLPYQEMTPPRQVLPLKRTPMKVKDRKTPPTIKMSPSKKSFFRRLFD; this is encoded by the coding sequence ATGACCCTGCAACCATTAACTCCAGTGAACTGTGCAGGCCTGTTACAGCCTGgcttctctctgctgcagctggatgGTGAACTTCTCCTGTTTGGCCAGAAAGGTTGGCCCAAGCGCTCATGTCCTACTGGAGTGTTTGGCGTCCGCTTTAAACCTGGTGAGATGAAGTTGAGGCCCATCTCTTTCTCCAACGACTCATGCTATCTTCCTCCATTACGTTGCCCAGCTGTGTGCCGCCTCGACCCCTATGACGGGCTCCCGGAGAGTTATCTCATCCACGGTGGCCGCACCCCAAACCACGAGATCTCATCCAGCCTGTACCTGCTGACCATGGATAGCCGTGGCTGCAATCGTAAACTGACCTTATGCTGCAAAGAGAAAGAATTAGTGGGAGAACTACCAGGGGGCAGATACGGCCACACAATGAGCATGGTGCAAAGCCGAGGGAAGACAGCGTGTGTGTTGTTTGGGGGTAGATCCTACATGCCTGCAGCAGAGCGCACCACAGAGAGCTGGAACAGCGTTGTGGATTGTCCTCCGCAGGTGTTCCTGTTCGACTTGGAGTTTGGTTGCTCCTCTGCTCACACTTTACCTGAGCTCAGCGATGGACTGTCTTTCCATGTGGCCCTCGCCAGACAGGACTGTGTCTACTTCCTCGGGGGTCACTCGCTCGCCTCTGACTCCCGCCCCCCTCGACTGTTCCGCCTACATGTTGAGCTTCTCCAGGGCAGACCCGTGCTTTCCTGTGAGACTCTTGAAACCGGCATATCCATATCTAGCGCCATAATCACCCGTACAGGTCCCAATCACAGATACATCATCTTAGGCGGGTATCAGTCGGACTCTCAGAAGAGGATGGAGTGCAGCACTGTGATTCTAAATGAGAAAGGGATCCACTTTGAGCCCTTAGAAGCACCTAAGTGGCCCCCAGAAATCATCCATAGCCGCACCTGGTTCGGTGGCAGTACTGGGGAGGGAAGCATGCTACTTGCAGTGCCCACAGAGGGAAGGCCATCACAGGCTGATATGCATTACTTCTACCAGGTGAACTTCCAAGAAGACAAAGAGGTCGAAGAGGGGACTCAAGGCTGCAGCCAGGAGTCGACAGATTACGACGACTCCACTCCTCTCGAAGACTCTGAGGAGCTCTACTTCGGTCGTGAGCCGCATGAGCTCAGCAGTGATGGAGAGGGGGATAATTATaatgaggaggatgaggaggatgaatCACAAACAGGCTACTGGATTAAATGCTGCCTGGGATGTCAGGTTGACCCCAACACGTGGGAGCCATTCTACTCCACTGAGCTCCACCGGCCCGCCATGATCTTCTGCTCCAGAGGGGAGGGGGGACACTGGGTCCATGCCCAGTGCATGGAGCTGTCTGAGACCCTGTTGCTCAAATTCTCCCAGGGCAGCAAAAGGTACTTCTGCCTGGACCACGGGGGCCTGCCCTACCAGGAGATGACCCCGCCTCGGCAGGTGCTGCCTCTGAAGCGCACCCCCATGAAAGTTAAGGACAGGAAAACTCCTCCAACAATCAAAATGTCGCCTTCTAAGAAAAGCTTCTTCAGAAGGCTTTTTGACTGA